In Campylobacter vicugnae, a genomic segment contains:
- the mqnP gene encoding menaquinone biosynthesis prenyltransferase MqnP: MTKFIQILKDINELIVFKHSVFALPFIFIAMIVASKIINDSIWFGWELLILGTLCAVSARNFAMGANRYLDRDIDKDNPRCASRPSVDGRIGRGNLLFFIWINALIFVIVAYFINSLAFWLSFPILLILGAYSYFKRFSSLAHVVLGVCLGLSPIAGAIAVLAYIPLWSILLSCGVIFWVAGFDILYSLQDMEYDKKMGLFSIPSIYGAKASMFICALFHFLAVLFWLLFAISANLGVAAFIGVIISAIILYFEHRIVRRDFSKIDRAFFTLNGYLGIIFFVFVLVSLW; this comes from the coding sequence ATGACAAAATTTATACAAATTTTAAAAGATATTAATGAATTAATTGTGTTTAAGCATTCAGTATTTGCTTTGCCATTTATATTTATAGCGATGATTGTGGCTTCTAAAATTATAAATGACTCAATTTGGTTTGGTTGGGAACTTTTGATTTTAGGCACTCTTTGTGCTGTAAGTGCTAGAAATTTTGCTATGGGAGCAAATCGATATTTAGATAGAGATATTGATAAGGATAATCCACGCTGTGCATCACGCCCAAGTGTAGATGGTAGAATTGGCAGAGGAAATTTGCTATTTTTTATCTGGATTAATGCTTTGATTTTTGTAATTGTAGCATATTTTATTAACTCTCTTGCTTTTTGGCTTAGCTTTCCTATTTTATTAATTCTTGGTGCGTATTCATATTTTAAAAGATTTTCTAGCTTAGCACATGTTGTGCTTGGGGTGTGTCTTGGACTTTCGCCAATTGCTGGAGCTATTGCAGTGCTTGCTTATATACCTTTGTGGTCTATATTACTATCTTGTGGAGTTATTTTTTGGGTAGCTGGGTTTGATATTTTATACTCACTTCAAGATATGGAATATGATAAAAAAATGGGTTTATTTAGTATTCCTAGTATATATGGTGCAAAGGCATCTATGTTTATTTGTGCTCTTTTTCATTTTCTTGCTGTGCTTTTTTGGTTGCTTTTTGCTATTAGTGCCAATCTTGGAGTAGCAGCATTTATTGGCGTGATAATAAGTGCTATTATTTTATATTTTGAACATAGAATTGTTAGACGTGATTTTAGCAAGATAGATAGGGCGTTTTTTACTCTTAATGGATATTTAGGAATTATATTTTTTGTTTTTGTGCTGGTGAGCTTATGGTAG